The Sporosarcina luteola genome contains a region encoding:
- a CDS encoding aminoglycoside phosphotransferase family protein yields the protein MLNRVIQQFKLNVLSINEVEDSHSSTVYNCKLLNGETIFLKIPYTKLKCQRELEAYEILKDRVSIPKMLDYWSGDEECPGAFLLSELKGQPLTNKALPTIAFQVGVLHASMHQIQPPTSIQLNSIQDEFSVWSNFVERQFYSFAEDVKEVLDESLYRQAIVNFESMKRQLPPSDGPSFIHMDFRPANIIVDENKVSGVIDFESVRFGSTEIDFTKLYRDFLSFDAKLYQSYQEGYNTVRPLIELEVVLPFYQFTDAFNSIGWCKRRGIEKNASFLEKNLAILKKVLL from the coding sequence ATGCTAAATCGAGTCATTCAGCAATTTAAATTGAATGTATTATCAATTAATGAAGTTGAAGATTCCCATAGTTCAACAGTTTATAATTGTAAATTGCTAAATGGGGAAACTATCTTTTTGAAAATACCTTACACAAAATTGAAGTGTCAGCGAGAGCTTGAAGCCTATGAAATCTTAAAAGATCGAGTTTCCATTCCTAAGATGCTGGATTATTGGTCTGGTGATGAGGAGTGTCCCGGTGCATTCTTATTATCTGAATTAAAAGGACAACCGCTAACAAATAAGGCTTTACCCACAATTGCTTTTCAGGTTGGGGTCCTTCATGCCTCTATGCACCAAATTCAGCCGCCTACGAGTATACAGTTAAATAGCATACAAGACGAATTTTCGGTCTGGTCTAATTTTGTGGAACGCCAATTTTATAGTTTTGCTGAGGATGTAAAGGAAGTTTTAGATGAAAGTTTATACAGACAGGCCATTGTAAATTTTGAAAGTATGAAACGACAGCTTCCTCCTTCAGATGGACCGAGCTTTATACATATGGATTTTCGTCCAGCGAATATAATTGTGGATGAAAATAAGGTGTCTGGCGTGATCGACTTTGAAAGTGTACGATTTGGCTCAACAGAAATCGATTTCACCAAACTGTATCGTGATTTTTTAAGCTTCGATGCTAAATTGTATCAGTCTTATCAAGAAGGCTATAATACAGTAAGACCATTAATTGAATTGGAGGTCGTGTTGCCTTTTTATCAATTTACAGATGCTTTTAATAGTATCGGCTGGTGTAAACGCCGTGGAATTGAAAAGAACGCTTCATTTCTGGAGAAAAATCTAGCAATCCTTAAAAAAGTGCTACTATAA
- a CDS encoding DUF1385 domain-containing protein encodes MTKKQQPPAYGGQALIEGVMFGSRNHTVTAIRRKDDSLDYFYVPKEQKPFAAKLKKIPFVRGIVALIESAGIGSRHLTFANERYDVMPGEEVEENGEEASKLTMVIGVAAVGVLSFLFGKFAFTLVPVFLAQMLEFMAPGKTAQILLESFFKLTLLLLYISLISMTPLIKRVFKYHGAEHKVINAYENGLPLTVENVQAQSRLHYRCGSSFLLFTVIVGMFIYFFVPADPLWFRVVNRILLIPVVIGISFEVLQFTNRLRNIPVLKYLGYPGLWLQLLTTKEPEDKQVEVAIASFNKLLEIEEQGIENIDILKSTDTKMQDSTVPAN; translated from the coding sequence ATGACTAAAAAACAACAACCGCCAGCATACGGTGGGCAGGCACTCATCGAAGGTGTAATGTTCGGCAGCAGAAACCATACAGTGACAGCTATCCGCCGCAAGGATGATTCCCTCGATTATTTCTATGTTCCAAAAGAACAGAAGCCATTCGCAGCGAAATTGAAAAAGATACCTTTTGTGCGCGGGATTGTCGCTTTGATTGAATCCGCAGGTATTGGATCTAGACATTTGACGTTTGCGAATGAGCGTTATGATGTCATGCCAGGTGAGGAAGTTGAGGAGAACGGAGAAGAGGCCTCCAAGCTTACGATGGTAATTGGCGTCGCAGCGGTAGGTGTGCTCTCATTTTTATTCGGCAAGTTCGCGTTTACACTAGTACCGGTCTTTTTAGCGCAAATGCTTGAATTCATGGCGCCAGGGAAAACGGCACAAATCTTGTTGGAGAGCTTTTTCAAACTTACACTATTGTTATTGTACATTTCCCTCATTTCCATGACACCGTTAATTAAACGAGTTTTCAAGTATCATGGTGCTGAGCACAAAGTGATTAATGCTTATGAAAACGGTCTTCCGCTTACCGTTGAAAATGTCCAAGCGCAATCAAGGCTCCATTATCGATGTGGAAGCAGCTTCTTATTGTTTACGGTAATTGTAGGCATGTTCATTTATTTCTTCGTTCCCGCTGATCCGTTATGGTTTAGGGTTGTCAATCGTATTCTGTTGATTCCTGTTGTGATTGGCATTTCTTTTGAAGTATTGCAGTTTACGAACCGCCTTCGTAATATTCCTGTATTAAAATATTTAGGCTATCCAGGATTATGGCTGCAGTTGTTGACGACGAAGGAGCCTGAGGATAAACAGGTGGAGGTTGCAATCGCCTCATTTAATAAGTTGCTTGAAATTGAAGAGCAAGGAATTGAGAATATTGATATTTTGAAGTCCACCGACACAAAAATGCAAGATTCGACAGTTCCTGCAAATTAA
- the aroQ gene encoding type II 3-dehydroquinate dehydratase, producing MRLLVLNGPNLNRLGKREPGIYGAETLEDVENNMKSIAKEQLVDISFYQSNAEGALIDKIHEAEEAGCDGIIFNPGAYTHTSVALRDAIASVDVPVIEVHISNIHSREPFRQTSMLAPVCIGQLSGFGTSGYELALHAFLLRRKGVKL from the coding sequence GTGAGACTGCTTGTACTGAATGGACCGAATTTGAATCGGCTTGGCAAAAGAGAACCCGGAATCTATGGTGCTGAAACGTTGGAGGATGTGGAAAACAACATGAAATCCATCGCTAAAGAGCAACTTGTGGATATTTCTTTTTATCAATCGAATGCGGAAGGTGCATTAATTGACAAAATCCATGAGGCAGAAGAGGCTGGGTGTGACGGGATCATCTTCAACCCCGGAGCCTATACACATACGAGCGTTGCATTAAGGGATGCGATCGCTTCTGTCGATGTACCAGTTATCGAAGTTCATATTTCGAATATACATAGTCGGGAACCATTCAGACAAACATCAATGCTCGCACCAGTTTGCATAGGACAGCTGTCCGGCTTTGGCACAAGCGGATATGAGCTTGCACTCCATGCTTTCCTTCTCCGAAGAAAAGGGGTAAAGCTATGA
- a CDS encoding M24 family metallopeptidase, producing the protein MKLAKLREALKEYGLDALLVTNPYNRRYMTGFTGSAGVAIVSADDAVFITDFRYTEQAAEQVKGFRIVKHEKTIIEEVSNQAKEMKIKTLGFEKDNVSFGTYELYNDKVDAELKAVSGIVEKLRMVKNADEIEILQQAAKIADDAFAHICTFIKPGVTELEVSNELEMFMRKQGAASSSFDTIVASGERGALPHGVASDKVIQSGELVTLDFGALYNGYISDITRTVAVGEPSEKMKEIYEVTLAAQVLALEKIKAGMTGIEADAIARDYIKSKGYGDAFGHSTGHGIGLEVHEGPALSFRSETVLVPNMTVTVEPGIYLPGIGGVRIEDDIIITEDGNVRLTHSPKELIIL; encoded by the coding sequence ATGAAACTGGCAAAATTGAGGGAAGCGTTGAAAGAATACGGTTTAGATGCATTATTGGTGACGAATCCATATAACAGACGTTATATGACTGGATTTACAGGCAGTGCGGGGGTTGCTATCGTTTCAGCTGATGATGCAGTGTTCATCACCGATTTCAGGTATACAGAACAGGCAGCCGAACAAGTGAAAGGCTTCCGCATCGTCAAGCATGAAAAAACGATTATTGAGGAAGTTTCCAACCAAGCAAAAGAAATGAAAATCAAAACATTAGGCTTTGAAAAAGATAATGTTTCTTTTGGCACGTACGAATTATATAATGACAAAGTGGATGCCGAACTGAAAGCAGTATCCGGAATTGTAGAAAAGCTTCGTATGGTAAAAAATGCTGATGAAATCGAGATTCTTCAACAAGCCGCGAAAATTGCGGATGATGCATTTGCTCATATTTGCACGTTCATCAAACCGGGAGTTACTGAGCTGGAAGTGTCGAACGAACTTGAAATGTTCATGAGAAAACAAGGTGCAGCTTCATCTTCATTCGATACGATTGTAGCGTCAGGGGAGCGGGGTGCATTGCCGCACGGTGTCGCTTCAGACAAAGTGATTCAATCCGGCGAGCTGGTTACATTGGATTTTGGGGCGCTTTATAACGGCTATATTTCAGACATCACACGTACTGTCGCAGTAGGGGAGCCCTCAGAAAAAATGAAGGAAATCTATGAAGTGACCCTTGCAGCACAAGTATTGGCTTTGGAAAAGATCAAAGCGGGTATGACTGGAATAGAAGCGGATGCAATCGCACGTGATTACATCAAGTCGAAGGGATATGGAGATGCCTTCGGACACTCGACAGGCCATGGCATCGGCTTGGAAGTGCATGAAGGTCCGGCATTATCTTTCCGTTCAGAAACTGTACTTGTGCCGAACATGACTGTCACGGTCGAACCGGGCATTTATCTGCCTGGAATCGGCGGCGTCCGTATTGAGGATGACATTATTATCACTGAAGACGGCAATGTCCGTTTGACACATTCACCTAAAGAATTGATCATCCTATAA
- the efp gene encoding elongation factor P, producing the protein MISVNEFKTGLTIEFEGDIWRIIDFQHVKPGKGAAFVRSKLRNLRTGNVNEKTFRAGEKVEKAQIDNRRMQYLYANGDDHVFMDNESYEQIELPSAQIKEELNYLRENMEVHIIMFKDEILGVDLPVTVTLEVAETEPGIKGDTASGGSKPATLETGLIVQVPFFVNVGDKLIINTEEGEYVSRA; encoded by the coding sequence ATGATTTCTGTAAATGAATTTAAGACAGGTCTGACAATCGAATTTGAAGGGGACATTTGGCGCATTATTGATTTCCAACACGTAAAGCCGGGAAAAGGTGCGGCATTCGTCCGTTCAAAACTGCGTAATCTGCGCACAGGAAATGTGAATGAAAAAACATTCCGTGCAGGCGAGAAAGTTGAAAAGGCGCAAATTGACAACCGTCGTATGCAGTACTTGTATGCCAATGGCGATGACCATGTCTTCATGGACAATGAATCGTACGAGCAAATCGAATTGCCTTCTGCGCAAATCAAAGAAGAATTGAACTACTTGAGAGAAAACATGGAAGTTCATATCATCATGTTCAAAGATGAAATTCTCGGCGTTGATCTTCCGGTAACAGTCACACTTGAAGTTGCAGAAACTGAACCAGGCATCAAAGGCGATACGGCAAGCGGCGGTTCGAAGCCGGCTACCTTGGAAACCGGTCTAATCGTCCAAGTTCCATTCTTCGTAAACGTCGGCGATAAATTGATCATCAACACAGAAGAAGGCGAATACGTATCTAGAGCATAA
- a CDS encoding SpoIIIAC/SpoIIIAD family protein, with protein MELNDLLRIAGIGLVIGFLHVFFEQTGKKEFSFFLFFVAYIYIAAEMLRFLRIFFTEIAEFFQWLSLAF; from the coding sequence TTGGAATTGAATGATTTATTGCGTATTGCCGGAATTGGATTGGTTATCGGCTTTTTACATGTCTTCTTTGAACAGACCGGTAAGAAGGAGTTTTCTTTTTTCCTCTTCTTTGTAGCCTACATTTATATTGCCGCCGAAATGCTCCGTTTCCTTAGGATTTTCTTTACGGAAATTGCCGAGTTCTTTCAATGGCTCTCATTGGCATTCTAA
- a CDS encoding SpoIIIAC/SpoIIIAD family protein yields the protein MALIGILMVTLFQLVVIYLLLLIVSFASKSLQPIIYAAIFFFFLSYVGITIIIPFGKTFMDLFEPLPGSYAKLLIGSVFLFYFSEMIVKHVAEAGYESIAEIATLAIKIAILSLWLPQLSMLLTTLSKFIIK from the coding sequence ATGGCTCTCATTGGCATTCTAATGGTTACGCTTTTCCAACTGGTCGTCATCTACCTCCTTCTCCTTATCGTGTCATTCGCTTCCAAGAGCTTGCAGCCAATAATTTACGCAGCAATTTTCTTCTTTTTTCTGTCGTATGTCGGTATTACAATCATCATACCTTTCGGAAAAACCTTTATGGACCTATTCGAACCGTTGCCAGGATCCTACGCAAAGCTTTTGATAGGAAGCGTCTTTTTGTTTTATTTTTCGGAGATGATTGTGAAGCATGTGGCCGAAGCGGGGTATGAGTCGATTGCAGAGATTGCTACTTTGGCCATTAAAATCGCAATACTATCGCTATGGCTTCCGCAGTTATCCATGCTGCTTACTACGCTCTCCAAATTTATCATTAAATGA
- a CDS encoding stage III sporulation protein AE codes for MMPMLESVIGTVLSSFIIVIISTFMALVLDFLFPSFTRWTRTFLFFIVLTVVLYPAYEHLQMIRSITQTVATMFISIYPLLTASIIASGGSFSMLNFQPAMLLFANGAVILSDKILIPMLSAALLFDIVSRFHPAIPFTRMADLLRGSLIGLVSALVAAYSIFITAGGTISWALTGVTSEPIKKLISQNIPLVGSFMTDSLGAIGRYSSGASVFIGAWLIVTIWSVALLPTLKTLLTGFLYRWTAALIEPFANEDITGILDDIGKTLFVLCAVSFLVAFAFIYTALFTVILVKLITVVK; via the coding sequence ATGATGCCTATGCTAGAATCCGTTATCGGAACAGTCCTCTCCAGTTTCATTATCGTCATCATTTCAACTTTCATGGCCTTGGTACTCGATTTTCTTTTTCCTTCATTCACCAGGTGGACGAGAACCTTCCTGTTTTTCATCGTACTTACTGTAGTCCTGTACCCTGCGTATGAACATCTGCAAATGATTCGATCCATCACACAGACCGTCGCAACGATGTTCATATCCATTTATCCGTTATTGACTGCGAGTATCATTGCTTCCGGAGGCTCCTTCAGTATGCTGAACTTTCAGCCCGCCATGCTGTTGTTCGCAAACGGTGCAGTCATCCTATCGGACAAGATCCTCATTCCTATGTTGTCTGCAGCATTGCTGTTTGACATAGTTTCAAGGTTTCATCCAGCAATTCCATTTACGAGAATGGCAGATTTACTCAGGGGCTCCCTGATCGGCCTAGTTTCAGCCCTGGTCGCTGCTTACTCCATATTCATCACTGCGGGCGGCACGATTTCATGGGCGTTGACTGGTGTGACAAGTGAACCGATCAAAAAGTTGATCAGTCAAAATATACCACTCGTGGGCTCATTCATGACGGACAGTTTAGGGGCAATCGGACGATATTCATCGGGTGCAAGCGTTTTCATCGGTGCCTGGCTCATCGTCACGATCTGGTCGGTAGCTCTTTTGCCGACGCTAAAGACGTTGTTGACCGGTTTTTTATACAGGTGGACAGCTGCACTTATTGAGCCGTTTGCGAATGAAGACATAACAGGAATACTCGATGATATCGGGAAGACGTTATTTGTACTTTGCGCTGTCTCTTTCCTAGTCGCATTTGCGTTCATCTATACCGCACTGTTTACTGTCATATTGGTCAAATTGATTACCGTGGTGAAATGA
- a CDS encoding SpoIIIAH-like family protein, whose protein sequence is MKANKRTVWFLTLLSLVAVISIYYLKKETPMSLDGMAIFGDKDAVTVSKPGDVEGETKTVYADSMLFEEMRMQVLNERSSLKDQLLTKVQSPDTTAEEKSAAYDEMAELTKRTSAEDLMETQLKALGYPEAFVRKDNGKVSVAVIAEDGGHSTKMAAEITQYVLTSWEDARTVQVDFMEK, encoded by the coding sequence TTGAAAGCGAATAAACGTACAGTATGGTTCTTGACTTTACTAAGTCTAGTAGCGGTCATCTCGATCTACTATTTGAAGAAGGAAACACCGATGTCTCTAGATGGAATGGCAATCTTCGGTGATAAAGATGCAGTAACTGTCTCAAAACCGGGCGATGTTGAAGGAGAAACGAAAACCGTTTATGCAGACTCTATGTTGTTTGAAGAAATGAGAATGCAAGTGTTAAATGAAAGAAGCAGCTTAAAGGATCAATTGTTAACTAAAGTTCAATCTCCCGATACGACCGCTGAAGAAAAAAGCGCAGCGTATGATGAAATGGCAGAACTCACCAAACGTACATCTGCTGAAGATTTAATGGAAACACAATTAAAGGCACTAGGCTATCCGGAAGCGTTCGTTCGTAAAGATAATGGCAAGGTAAGTGTGGCTGTAATCGCGGAAGATGGCGGACATTCCACAAAAATGGCGGCGGAAATTACACAATATGTACTGACGAGTTGGGAAGATGCACGTACCGTCCAAGTCGACTTTATGGAAAAATGA
- the accB gene encoding acetyl-CoA carboxylase biotin carboxyl carrier protein encodes MLKIQEIREIIKLIDQSSIEKFTFESEGTKIKLEKANGAHQVPVQAEQRKEEPVQQAQPAVQETKKEQSEQAPAKQESKEPSTESSAAENDPSLHKITSPMVGTFYKSSSPEADPYVQTGDSVKSDSIVCIVEAMKLFNEIEAEVSGEIVEILVEDGQLVEYGQPLFLVKQK; translated from the coding sequence ATGTTGAAAATTCAAGAAATCCGTGAAATCATTAAATTAATTGATCAATCTTCAATTGAAAAATTTACATTCGAATCAGAAGGAACAAAGATTAAGCTCGAAAAAGCGAATGGTGCACACCAAGTTCCAGTACAAGCAGAACAACGGAAAGAGGAGCCTGTTCAGCAAGCTCAACCTGCCGTCCAAGAGACGAAGAAGGAACAGTCAGAGCAAGCACCTGCTAAACAAGAGAGCAAAGAGCCTTCCACAGAATCATCAGCTGCAGAAAACGATCCATCTTTGCATAAGATAACCTCTCCGATGGTTGGGACATTTTACAAGTCTTCATCTCCTGAAGCGGATCCTTACGTGCAAACAGGCGACTCTGTCAAATCGGATTCAATTGTTTGTATTGTTGAGGCAATGAAGCTATTCAATGAAATCGAAGCGGAAGTTTCCGGAGAAATCGTGGAGATACTTGTGGAAGATGGTCAGTTGGTCGAATATGGACAGCCTCTCTTCCTAGTCAAACAGAAGTGA
- the accC gene encoding acetyl-CoA carboxylase biotin carboxylase subunit: MKKVLIANRGEIAVRIIRACKEMGIQTVAVYSEADREALHVELADEAYCIGPKLSKDSYLNFSNIISIAKLTGCDGIHPGYGFLAENASFAELCEEVNIEFIGPTADAISRMGTKDVARETMKQAGVPIVPGSDGIVADEIEGLKVAQEIGFPVIIKATAGGGGKGIRVARDEEELAKGIKITQKEAAAAFGNPGVYLEKYIEEFRHVEVQVLADKHGNTIHFGERDCSIQRRMQKLVEEAPSPALTPKLREKMGEAAVKAAEAVNYRGAGTVEFIFDHINQEFYFMEMNTRIQVEHPVTEMITGIDLIQQQLKIAAGEKLAYRQKDIKINGWSIECRINAENPAKNFMPSPGKVTMYMPPGGFGVRVDSAMYTGYTIPPFYDSMVAKLIVHADTREEAVARMKRALDEFIIEGVDTTIPFHLNLMDHEVFKSGDFDTKFLEKYTVM, translated from the coding sequence ATGAAAAAAGTATTAATAGCAAACCGGGGCGAAATAGCGGTAAGGATCATCCGGGCATGCAAAGAAATGGGTATTCAAACAGTCGCGGTCTATTCGGAAGCGGATCGGGAAGCACTTCATGTTGAACTTGCAGACGAAGCATATTGCATCGGACCGAAACTTTCGAAGGACAGCTATTTGAACTTTTCAAATATCATCAGTATCGCCAAATTGACAGGTTGTGATGGAATTCATCCGGGTTATGGATTCCTCGCTGAAAATGCGAGCTTCGCGGAACTTTGTGAGGAAGTTAATATTGAATTCATCGGTCCGACTGCTGACGCGATTTCCCGAATGGGAACAAAAGACGTGGCAAGGGAAACGATGAAACAAGCAGGCGTTCCGATTGTTCCAGGATCCGACGGAATTGTCGCAGATGAAATTGAAGGCCTGAAAGTGGCACAAGAGATTGGCTTCCCAGTCATCATCAAAGCGACTGCAGGCGGTGGCGGCAAAGGGATCAGGGTTGCCAGGGATGAAGAGGAATTGGCCAAAGGTATTAAGATTACGCAGAAAGAAGCTGCAGCAGCATTTGGAAACCCCGGCGTATACCTTGAAAAGTATATTGAAGAGTTCAGGCATGTTGAAGTGCAAGTCCTAGCAGATAAGCACGGCAATACGATCCATTTTGGGGAACGTGATTGTTCCATTCAACGAAGGATGCAAAAGCTCGTAGAGGAAGCTCCTTCGCCAGCCCTTACTCCGAAGCTGCGCGAAAAGATGGGGGAAGCCGCTGTCAAAGCTGCTGAGGCTGTAAACTACCGAGGCGCGGGAACAGTCGAATTCATCTTTGATCATATCAATCAGGAATTTTATTTTATGGAAATGAATACACGTATTCAGGTAGAGCATCCAGTAACCGAGATGATTACTGGAATCGATCTGATTCAACAGCAATTGAAGATCGCAGCGGGTGAAAAGCTTGCTTATCGTCAAAAGGATATCAAGATTAACGGTTGGTCGATCGAGTGCCGGATCAATGCAGAGAATCCGGCGAAAAACTTCATGCCTTCACCCGGAAAAGTGACAATGTACATGCCGCCCGGCGGTTTTGGAGTCAGGGTCGATTCAGCAATGTATACGGGTTACACGATTCCGCCGTTTTACGATTCCATGGTGGCGAAGCTGATTGTTCATGCTGATACGCGCGAAGAAGCTGTTGCAAGGATGAAACGAGCACTTGACGAATTCATCATCGAGGGTGTCGATACGACGATTCCTTTCCATTTGAATTTGATGGACCATGAAGTGTTCAAATCCGGTGATTTTGATACGAAGTTCCTTGAGAAATATACAGTCATGTAG
- a CDS encoding Asp23/Gls24 family envelope stress response protein: MADKVNPSFAGKSSKGDEVLGRVQLAPEVLEVIIGIATNEVDGVATTKGNFATGVAEKFGKVFHGKGVKTDWTGDRLVIDVYCVVQYGHSIPTVATEIQRQIRHAVYNMTSLETEEVNVHITGIDFDTSPESE, encoded by the coding sequence ATGGCTGATAAGGTAAATCCTTCATTCGCAGGAAAGAGTTCAAAAGGAGACGAGGTTTTAGGCCGTGTTCAATTGGCTCCTGAAGTGCTTGAAGTTATCATCGGCATTGCAACGAACGAAGTCGACGGCGTAGCAACGACGAAAGGCAACTTCGCGACAGGGGTTGCGGAGAAGTTCGGCAAGGTGTTCCATGGAAAAGGGGTCAAGACGGATTGGACTGGTGATAGACTCGTTATCGATGTATATTGCGTCGTCCAATATGGCCACTCGATCCCCACTGTAGCGACGGAGATTCAAAGGCAGATCCGACATGCTGTTTACAATATGACTTCGCTCGAGACGGAAGAAGTGAATGTCCATATAACTGGCATCGATTTCGATACATCTCCTGAATCAGAATGA
- the nusB gene encoding transcription antitermination factor NusB, with protein sequence MKRREAREKAIQTLFQLDNTEMSIEEAITYIMERPIDPFYESLVKGTTEYRDEVDKALSSKLENWSLDRLPKIERTILRLAVYELLHHDDVPHRVILNEAVELCKQFGDEKSGRFVNGVLSKFEEK encoded by the coding sequence ATGAAACGAAGAGAAGCACGTGAAAAGGCTATCCAAACGCTTTTTCAATTGGACAATACGGAAATGTCGATTGAGGAAGCGATTACTTATATAATGGAACGGCCAATCGACCCTTTCTATGAATCACTCGTCAAAGGGACGACTGAATATCGAGACGAAGTGGACAAGGCATTGTCAAGCAAGCTCGAAAACTGGTCGCTTGACCGATTGCCGAAAATCGAAAGGACGATTTTGAGATTGGCGGTCTATGAACTACTGCATCATGACGACGTGCCCCATAGAGTCATCTTGAACGAAGCAGTCGAGCTATGTAAGCAATTCGGAGATGAAAAGTCAGGTCGCTTTGTCAATGGCGTCCTATCGAAATTCGAAGAGAAATAA
- the folD gene encoding bifunctional methylenetetrahydrofolate dehydrogenase/methenyltetrahydrofolate cyclohydrolase FolD: MTAKIIDGVAIGKELRGEIKQGVGILVESGCKPGLAVILVGEDPASQTYVKNKEKSSVEAGMKSELIRLPKTVTELDLLAHVNKLNNDDSIHGILVQLPLPEHINEDLVIQAIDPSKDVDGFHPQNVGKMMIGQETFLPCTPHGIMEMLERSGVDIAGKHAVIIGRSNIVGKPMGQLLLQKDATVTYCHSRTKDLPSFTKQADILIVAIGRAKFVTDEHIKEGAVVIDVGMNRDENGKLCGDVDFEKAKTVASAITPVPGGVGPMTITMLLKNTLQSAESACQEGKSQ, encoded by the coding sequence ATGACCGCAAAAATTATAGATGGCGTGGCGATCGGCAAAGAACTCAGAGGGGAAATAAAGCAAGGGGTCGGCATTCTGGTAGAATCCGGCTGCAAACCTGGTCTTGCAGTCATCCTCGTAGGAGAAGATCCCGCATCGCAAACATATGTGAAGAACAAGGAGAAGTCCAGTGTCGAAGCCGGCATGAAATCGGAACTGATCAGATTACCAAAAACGGTGACTGAACTGGATTTATTGGCACATGTCAATAAATTGAATAACGATGATTCCATCCATGGCATTTTAGTCCAATTGCCTTTGCCGGAGCATATTAATGAAGATCTTGTAATCCAAGCGATTGACCCAAGCAAGGATGTAGACGGATTCCATCCACAAAATGTCGGGAAGATGATGATCGGGCAAGAGACCTTCCTTCCATGCACCCCACACGGAATAATGGAAATGTTGGAACGTTCCGGCGTTGATATCGCAGGAAAGCACGCTGTTATAATCGGAAGAAGCAATATTGTCGGTAAACCGATGGGACAACTTCTGCTTCAAAAAGACGCTACAGTGACATACTGCCATTCAAGAACAAAGGACCTTCCGTCATTTACAAAACAGGCTGATATTTTGATCGTTGCCATCGGTCGGGCAAAATTTGTAACGGACGAACATATTAAAGAGGGTGCAGTTGTCATTGATGTCGGTATGAATCGTGATGAAAACGGCAAATTATGCGGGGACGTCGATTTTGAGAAAGCGAAGACTGTCGCTTCTGCCATCACTCCTGTTCCAGGCGGTGTCGGTCCGATGACCATTACGATGCTTTTGAAAAACACATTGCAAAGTGCCGAATCGGCATGCCAAGAAGGCAAGTCGCAATAA